One genomic region from Gemmatimonadota bacterium encodes:
- a CDS encoding sulfatase: MTSRPPTGGPAAGRGPLRWLLLAAGVVFVGWLVAAYGIAPRLIRSAYAGESLPIFNRLIGGQGRNDVDVYLTLWSARARQGTLLLGAALLGGLALVAFRGPADRLRRRLLQSGPTVGFGTTLVVAAWVGLLWGLLEALGLAFKVRSEGIFEYWSNPDFWWMTPTASAVLSLGVAGTLFLLAGGRRGGLSLRVIVLVLVAIGTWSAVRALQLGIHSGILWILAAGLGVHLSRAGLEEPQRVLRVVRATTPPLALGVLALFLLHQPLERWRSARGLEALPAAPRGAPSILLLVLDTVRPQNLSLYGYVRATTPGLEALAARGQVWDRAFSTAPWTLPSHAAMMTGHGYSDQSGNWAAPLDDTHPTLAELLSQRGYASGGFVGNLLYTSRASGIDRGFLTYVDHPPNWRTWLYSQRAMFWLVNKVRERIPGGRVGFDRKLAYEVNDEFLAWVDDLEAERPFFGFLNYFDAHMPYEYAFLREAAEMGVESPRDSVMVEPGRWRALTRSEQQEVDMYDGSILSMDRAFARLLEELDRRGRLENTIVVVTADHGEHFHERSIIDHANSLYTPLVHVPLLLAGPGVPEGLRSEATATLKDLPATVLALLGEENVAFPGHSLLAPRPGPQTALSEAMPSFLVNQVGPIRRGPMKSIVVDNLHYILNGDGVEELYDLATDPWEERDLIAVDTLAARLPGLRAHLRAALVKQGAEGSGSH; this comes from the coding sequence GTGACGTCCCGACCCCCGACCGGTGGGCCCGCGGCTGGACGCGGTCCGCTCCGTTGGCTTCTCCTCGCGGCGGGCGTGGTCTTCGTGGGCTGGCTCGTTGCCGCCTACGGGATCGCGCCTCGTCTGATCCGCTCCGCGTATGCGGGCGAGAGCCTCCCGATCTTCAACCGCTTGATCGGGGGTCAGGGGCGCAACGACGTCGACGTCTACCTGACCCTGTGGAGCGCGAGAGCCCGCCAGGGCACCCTGCTGCTGGGTGCGGCCCTCCTCGGCGGGCTCGCCCTCGTTGCGTTCCGCGGCCCGGCGGACCGGCTGCGTCGCCGCCTCCTGCAGTCCGGGCCGACGGTCGGCTTCGGCACCACGCTGGTGGTGGCCGCCTGGGTGGGCTTGCTGTGGGGCCTGCTGGAGGCGCTGGGCCTGGCCTTCAAGGTGCGCAGCGAAGGCATCTTCGAGTACTGGTCCAACCCGGACTTCTGGTGGATGACGCCGACCGCCTCCGCCGTGCTGTCGCTCGGGGTGGCGGGCACGCTCTTCCTGCTCGCGGGGGGCCGGCGCGGGGGGCTGTCCCTGCGGGTCATCGTGCTGGTCCTGGTGGCCATCGGCACCTGGAGCGCCGTACGGGCGCTCCAGCTGGGCATCCACTCCGGCATCCTGTGGATCCTGGCGGCCGGGCTGGGCGTCCACCTCTCCCGGGCCGGGCTGGAGGAGCCGCAGCGCGTCCTCCGCGTGGTCCGGGCCACGACACCACCCCTCGCCCTCGGCGTGCTCGCCCTCTTCCTGCTCCACCAGCCGCTGGAGCGATGGCGCAGCGCGCGAGGGCTCGAGGCGCTGCCCGCGGCCCCGCGCGGCGCGCCGAGCATCCTCTTGCTGGTCCTCGACACGGTGCGACCGCAGAACCTGTCCCTGTACGGCTACGTCCGCGCGACCACGCCGGGATTGGAGGCGCTGGCGGCACGGGGTCAGGTGTGGGACCGCGCCTTCAGCACCGCGCCGTGGACGCTGCCGTCCCACGCGGCCATGATGACGGGGCACGGCTACTCGGACCAGTCCGGCAACTGGGCCGCTCCGCTCGACGACACGCATCCCACCCTCGCCGAGTTGCTGTCGCAGCGCGGGTATGCATCCGGCGGCTTCGTGGGCAACCTGCTGTATACGAGTCGGGCTTCCGGGATCGATCGGGGCTTCCTCACGTACGTCGATCACCCGCCGAACTGGCGGACCTGGCTCTACTCGCAGCGCGCCATGTTCTGGCTCGTGAACAAGGTGCGCGAGCGCATCCCGGGCGGGCGCGTGGGCTTCGACCGCAAGCTGGCCTATGAGGTCAACGACGAGTTCCTGGCCTGGGTGGACGATCTCGAGGCCGAGCGACCGTTCTTCGGCTTCTTGAACTACTTCGATGCGCACATGCCGTACGAGTACGCCTTCCTGCGGGAAGCGGCCGAGATGGGCGTCGAGAGCCCCAGGGATTCGGTCATGGTGGAGCCCGGCCGCTGGCGCGCGCTCACGCGCTCCGAGCAGCAGGAGGTCGACATGTATGACGGGTCGATCCTCTCCATGGACCGGGCGTTCGCCCGCCTGCTCGAGGAGCTCGACCGGCGCGGCCGCCTGGAGAACACCATCGTCGTGGTCACGGCGGATCATGGAGAGCATTTCCACGAGCGGTCCATCATCGACCACGCCAACAGCCTGTACACACCGCTCGTGCACGTACCGCTGCTGCTGGCGGGGCCCGGAGTGCCGGAAGGGCTCCGGTCCGAAGCCACCGCCACGCTGAAGGACCTGCCCGCGACGGTACTGGCGCTCCTCGGGGAGGAGAACGTGGCCTTCCCCGGACACTCGCTCCTGGCCCCGCGACCGGGGCCGCAAACGGCCCTTTCGGAGGCGATGCCCAGCTTCCTCGTCAACCAGGTCGGGCCGATCCGCAGAGGACCCATGAAGTCCATCGTGGTGGACAACCTGCACTACATCCTCAACGGGGACGGGGTCGAGGAGCTCTACGATCTGGCGACCGACCCGTGGGAGGAGCGGGACCTGATCGCCGTGGATACCCTCGCGGCCCGTCTGCCCGGGCTGCGGGCGCACCTGCGGGCCGCGCTGGTCAAGCAGGGCGCGGAGGGGTCGGGGTCGCACTGA
- a CDS encoding DUF72 domain-containing protein, with the protein MHRSQTDLFSGEHAALERSAVAPAPASPELQELAGRLPPRLRLGTSSWSFPGWAGIVYDRRAPESLLARKGLEPYARHPLLRAVGVDRTFYEPLPTLAFREYADAVPADFRFVVKADRRLTIPHLAGPDHPFGAPPPPGEREQRVRARGGIHSANPLFLDAEYARRAVVEPVQSGLGARLAVLLLQFPPLDPAIVGGPGAFAGRLRQFLARMPSALTVAVEVRTPALLTAAYRDALEAYGAVHAFTVHPTMPPLRQQQAQVSMASGRPLVVRWMLGHGLSYEDARDRYAPFDALVAEDVTARRWIADLVGEALDADRDAYVIVNNKAEGSSPLSIVKLARLLAREASA; encoded by the coding sequence GTGCACCGATCCCAGACCGACCTCTTCTCCGGCGAACACGCCGCGCTCGAGCGCTCCGCCGTGGCGCCCGCACCGGCGAGCCCCGAGCTGCAGGAGCTGGCCGGGCGTCTGCCTCCGCGGCTGCGCCTGGGCACCTCCTCCTGGTCCTTCCCGGGCTGGGCCGGGATCGTCTACGATCGCAGGGCCCCCGAATCCCTGCTCGCCCGCAAGGGGCTGGAGCCGTACGCCCGACATCCGCTGCTCCGCGCGGTGGGTGTGGACCGCACGTTCTACGAGCCGTTGCCGACGCTCGCGTTCCGCGAGTACGCCGACGCGGTTCCGGCGGACTTCCGCTTCGTGGTCAAGGCGGACCGTCGCCTGACCATCCCGCACCTGGCCGGACCGGATCACCCCTTCGGGGCCCCGCCGCCACCGGGCGAGCGCGAACAGCGGGTGCGGGCCCGGGGCGGCATCCACTCGGCCAACCCGCTGTTCCTGGATGCCGAGTACGCGCGGCGGGCGGTGGTCGAGCCGGTGCAGTCGGGCCTGGGCGCCCGCTTGGCCGTGCTGCTGCTGCAGTTCCCGCCGCTCGATCCCGCCATCGTGGGCGGACCGGGCGCGTTCGCGGGCCGGCTCCGCCAGTTCCTGGCGCGGATGCCTTCAGCCCTCACGGTGGCGGTGGAGGTCCGCACCCCTGCCCTCCTCACGGCCGCGTATCGCGATGCGCTCGAGGCGTACGGCGCGGTGCACGCCTTCACGGTGCATCCCACCATGCCGCCGCTGCGTCAGCAACAGGCACAGGTGTCCATGGCGTCGGGCCGCCCGCTGGTGGTCCGCTGGATGCTGGGTCACGGTCTCTCCTACGAGGACGCACGCGACCGCTACGCGCCGTTCGACGCGCTCGTCGCCGAGGACGTCACGGCCCGCCGCTGGATCGCCGACCTGGTCGGGGAGGCGCTGGACGCAGACCGCGATGCGTACGTGATCGTCAACAACAAAGCCGAGGGCTCCTCCCCGCTGTCGATCGTCAAGCTGGCCCGCCTGCTCGCGCGGGAGGCCTCCGCGTGA
- a CDS encoding DUF5916 domain-containing protein, with product MRGGARAAVCAVLMLFGGARAEAQVGTAAPAAPVLHAVRIAEAPTIDGVLDEPFWAGIAPVTDFRQREPVDGASASEPSEVRVAFTETALYFGLVLRDSDPANIRRSILHREGRIDQDDRVIIALDTYHDRRNAYIFELNPFGTQGDALISDESMAMSDWDWEGVYNSEGRITDEGWVLEVEIPFTTIRFSDDAVPEMGVAFYRSIRRKNEEVTWPHIGQEYRSGIFQVSRYATLQGLESLRRGRYMELKPYAIAGRQNLASSGTQTLSDFGGDLKYAITSSLALDVTVNPDFAQVEADNVQINLTRFSLFFPEKREFFLERQGLFQFGAARQTEAFFSRRIGLPNDIRGGSRVTGQVGPLSVGALALATGDARDPSGTLLPGGLNSVVRVRADVLPRTTAGAIFTTLESDGTHNRLGGADLQVRFAGSSSFDGWFSQVWDSGAGTSSAGAASLDLRSATASVGGSYTSVDADYDPALGFVQRRDMRRTSGSAAWFPRFESSRWARRLTMAVTGDYITGQDGDEQSTSVLSHNMLTFQSGDWVMFNLRRRTEILEEPARIQSRTLPIGDYVFTSADLSFRMNESRAWSGSGGVTVGQFWGGTRTEVSGGVTWKTGPHLTVGINSSHNRIDLPVPDGAFNTTLVGVDLLGALSRNLFANGLIQYDDVSHVLQANIRIDWIHTPGSDLFLVLDTGYRTGALQDPRQSRWDRRTGVVKLTYLKAF from the coding sequence ATGCGGGGTGGAGCACGGGCGGCGGTCTGCGCGGTCCTCATGCTGTTCGGGGGCGCGCGGGCGGAGGCGCAGGTCGGGACGGCGGCCCCGGCCGCTCCGGTGCTGCACGCCGTGCGCATCGCCGAGGCGCCCACGATCGACGGCGTGCTGGACGAACCCTTCTGGGCGGGCATCGCGCCGGTCACGGACTTCCGGCAGCGGGAGCCCGTGGACGGCGCCTCCGCCAGCGAGCCTTCCGAGGTGCGGGTGGCGTTCACGGAGACCGCGCTCTACTTCGGACTCGTTCTCCGGGACTCGGACCCCGCCAACATCCGGCGCAGCATCCTGCACCGCGAAGGGCGGATCGACCAGGACGACCGGGTGATCATCGCGCTCGATACGTACCACGACCGGCGCAACGCCTACATCTTCGAGCTGAACCCGTTCGGCACGCAGGGGGACGCGCTGATCTCGGACGAGAGCATGGCCATGTCCGACTGGGATTGGGAGGGCGTCTACAACAGCGAAGGCCGCATCACCGACGAGGGCTGGGTGCTCGAGGTGGAGATCCCCTTCACCACCATCCGGTTCAGCGACGACGCCGTCCCCGAGATGGGTGTGGCGTTCTACCGCTCCATCCGTCGCAAGAACGAAGAGGTCACCTGGCCGCACATCGGCCAGGAATACCGGTCGGGGATCTTCCAGGTCTCGCGCTACGCCACGCTGCAGGGTCTGGAGTCGCTTCGTCGCGGCCGGTACATGGAGCTCAAGCCCTATGCGATCGCAGGACGCCAGAACCTGGCCAGCTCCGGGACCCAGACCCTTTCCGACTTCGGCGGCGACCTCAAGTACGCGATCACGTCCAGCCTCGCGCTCGACGTCACGGTCAACCCGGACTTCGCGCAGGTCGAGGCGGACAACGTCCAGATCAACCTGACGCGCTTCAGCCTGTTCTTCCCGGAGAAGCGGGAGTTCTTCCTGGAGCGCCAGGGACTCTTCCAGTTCGGCGCCGCGCGGCAGACCGAGGCCTTCTTCAGCCGCAGGATCGGACTGCCGAACGACATCCGCGGCGGCAGCCGGGTCACGGGCCAGGTCGGTCCCTTGTCCGTCGGGGCGCTCGCGCTCGCCACGGGGGACGCCCGTGATCCGTCGGGGACCCTGTTGCCGGGCGGGCTGAACTCGGTGGTGCGCGTGCGCGCGGACGTGCTGCCCCGCACGACCGCCGGCGCGATCTTCACCACGCTGGAGAGCGACGGCACCCACAATCGTCTCGGGGGCGCCGATCTCCAGGTGCGCTTCGCGGGTTCCAGTTCGTTCGACGGCTGGTTCTCGCAGGTCTGGGACAGCGGAGCGGGCACGAGCTCCGCCGGTGCCGCCTCCCTCGACCTGCGTAGCGCCACGGCGTCCGTCGGTGGCAGCTACACGTCCGTGGATGCGGACTACGATCCCGCGCTCGGATTCGTCCAGCGACGGGACATGCGGCGCACGAGCGGTAGTGCGGCCTGGTTTCCCCGGTTCGAGTCGAGCCGGTGGGCTCGCCGCCTGACGATGGCCGTCACCGGCGACTACATCACGGGCCAGGACGGCGACGAGCAGAGCACGAGCGTTCTTTCGCACAACATGCTGACGTTCCAGAGCGGGGACTGGGTGATGTTCAACCTGCGTCGGCGAACCGAGATCCTGGAGGAGCCCGCCCGCATCCAGTCCCGGACGCTCCCCATCGGCGACTACGTCTTCACGAGCGCCGACCTGAGCTTCCGCATGAACGAGAGTCGGGCCTGGTCGGGCAGCGGCGGCGTGACCGTGGGTCAGTTCTGGGGAGGCACGCGGACCGAGGTGTCCGGCGGTGTGACCTGGAAGACCGGCCCGCACCTCACGGTCGGGATCAACAGCAGCCACAACCGCATCGACCTCCCCGTCCCCGACGGCGCGTTCAACACGACGCTGGTGGGCGTGGACCTGCTGGGGGCGCTCAGCCGCAACCTGTTCGCCAACGGGCTGATCCAGTACGACGACGTCTCGCACGTCCTCCAGGCCAACATCCGGATCGACTGGATCCACACGCCGGGCAGCGACCTCTTCCTGGTCCTGGACACCGGCTATCGTACGGGGGCGCTGCAGGACCCCCGCCAGAGCCGCTGGGACCGGCGGACCGGTGTGGTGAAGCTGACCTACCTGAAGGCGTTCTGA
- a CDS encoding TonB-dependent receptor, producing MRHGSPGRSRIVASRRPPPLPGAGGILNREARLGTRAPLAPLSLAFVLTTTAPLAGQTPRPATVPGGDTVSAYQLDSLVVELLRTPVRANQAPYSIAALGRADLFGAKAAGSLDEMLEGLPGVEIQNRFNDAVGERISIRGFGSRATFGVRGVKVLVDGVPATIADGQATLDHVDFGSLGRVEALRGPASMLWGSAAGGVLLLESRRPPETVPYQQTARLVGGSNGQWTGHTTAAGRTGTLGWLAAVGRTQGDGFRPNPLEPEASFSHSEKTQANATLDWQGARDRLRASFNFTRMDAQNPGSLADSVFRSGSREALRFNVLQGASKQIDQAQAGLSWTHELEGERTFEVSGYGITRALDNPITTVVIDLDRRAGGLSAQLSDRVASVARGLRWSLGGQLDLQRDARLNYENDGGTAGALALDQVESVRGTGVFANALLELGAGWLVSGGLRYDRTTFDVEDRFLSDGRDDSGERTMDALSPAVGVRWESDRTFSVYGNVATSFVTPTTTELANRPDGQGGFNADVDPTTAVSVELGARGWVGRTLAWQLALFRTALDDELVPFEVPSEPGRRFFRNAGSSRYYGIEALVHGRIGEHLSGRLTYSYLDGRYQQFRTDTEDFTDNVIPGAAPHRLDGLLRAAGGVGFVEVHAEYADRIAVDDANSQFSDAYTLIDVRGGVDGGAWTVGRAALTPFAGVTNLFDRVYASAVSVNAFGARYYEPGPGRRFYVGLEAAWPGTGF from the coding sequence GTGCGACACGGTAGTCCCGGACGGTCGCGGATCGTAGCTTCCAGACGTCCGCCGCCCCTCCCCGGTGCCGGCGGGATCCTCAACCGGGAGGCTCGTCTGGGTACCCGCGCACCCCTCGCACCCCTTTCCCTCGCCTTCGTCCTGACGACGACCGCCCCGCTGGCCGGACAGACCCCCCGTCCGGCGACCGTCCCCGGCGGCGACACCGTCTCCGCCTACCAGCTCGATTCGCTCGTCGTCGAGCTCCTGCGCACGCCCGTGCGGGCCAATCAGGCTCCCTACTCGATCGCCGCGCTGGGCCGAGCCGACCTCTTCGGCGCCAAGGCCGCCGGCTCGCTCGACGAGATGCTCGAGGGGCTGCCCGGCGTGGAGATCCAGAACCGCTTCAACGACGCGGTGGGTGAGCGCATCTCCATCCGCGGATTCGGGTCGCGCGCCACCTTCGGGGTACGGGGCGTGAAGGTCCTGGTCGACGGCGTCCCGGCCACGATCGCGGACGGACAGGCCACGCTGGACCACGTCGACTTCGGCTCCCTGGGCCGGGTCGAAGCGCTGCGCGGGCCCGCGTCCATGCTGTGGGGCAGCGCCGCCGGTGGCGTCCTGCTCCTGGAGTCGCGACGTCCGCCCGAGACGGTGCCGTACCAGCAGACCGCACGCCTCGTCGGGGGCAGCAACGGCCAGTGGACGGGCCACACCACCGCCGCGGGCCGGACCGGCACGCTCGGGTGGCTCGCTGCCGTGGGCCGCACGCAGGGCGATGGGTTCCGCCCCAACCCGCTCGAGCCCGAGGCGTCTTTCAGCCACTCCGAGAAGACACAGGCCAACGCCACGCTCGACTGGCAGGGGGCCCGGGACCGACTGCGGGCGTCCTTCAACTTCACGCGCATGGACGCGCAGAACCCTGGCTCCCTCGCCGATTCCGTGTTCCGCTCCGGCAGCCGGGAGGCATTGCGCTTCAACGTCCTCCAAGGCGCGTCCAAGCAGATCGACCAGGCCCAGGCCGGACTCTCCTGGACGCATGAGCTCGAGGGCGAGCGCACGTTCGAGGTGAGCGGGTACGGGATCACGCGCGCGCTCGACAACCCCATCACCACCGTCGTGATCGACCTCGATCGCCGCGCGGGCGGCCTCTCGGCGCAGCTGAGCGATCGGGTGGCGTCGGTCGCGCGTGGATTGCGCTGGAGCCTGGGGGGCCAGCTGGACCTCCAGCGTGACGCCCGCCTCAACTACGAGAACGACGGCGGGACGGCCGGAGCGCTGGCGCTCGACCAGGTCGAGTCCGTCCGCGGCACAGGGGTGTTCGCGAACGCGTTGCTCGAGCTCGGTGCGGGCTGGCTCGTGTCCGGGGGTCTGCGCTACGACCGCACGACCTTCGATGTCGAAGACCGCTTCCTCTCGGACGGCCGCGACGATTCGGGCGAACGCACGATGGATGCGCTGAGCCCGGCGGTCGGCGTACGCTGGGAGTCGGATCGCACCTTCTCCGTGTACGGGAACGTGGCCACCTCGTTCGTGACGCCGACGACGACCGAGCTGGCCAACCGGCCCGACGGACAAGGCGGCTTCAACGCCGACGTGGACCCCACCACCGCAGTGTCGGTGGAGCTGGGCGCGCGGGGGTGGGTGGGCCGCACCCTCGCCTGGCAGCTCGCGCTGTTCCGGACCGCCCTGGACGACGAGCTGGTGCCCTTCGAGGTCCCGAGCGAGCCGGGCCGCCGCTTCTTCCGCAACGCCGGCAGCTCCCGCTACTACGGCATCGAAGCGCTGGTGCACGGTCGGATCGGCGAGCATCTCTCCGGGCGCCTGACCTACTCCTACCTGGACGGACGCTACCAGCAGTTCCGGACCGACACGGAGGACTTCACGGACAACGTCATCCCGGGGGCGGCGCCTCACCGCCTGGACGGCCTGCTGCGCGCCGCGGGCGGTGTGGGCTTCGTGGAGGTGCACGCGGAGTACGCCGACCGCATCGCCGTGGACGACGCCAACAGCCAGTTCTCCGACGCCTACACGCTCATCGACGTGCGCGGCGGCGTGGACGGTGGCGCGTGGACCGTCGGGAGGGCCGCGCTGACCCCCTTCGCGGGTGTCACGAACCTCTTCGACCGCGTCTACGCGTCCGCCGTGTCGGTCAACGCGTTCGGCGCCCGCTACTACGAGCCGGGCCCGGGACGCCGTTTCTACGTGGGTCTCGAGGCCGCCTGGCCCGGGACCGGATTCTGA
- a CDS encoding carboxypeptidase-like regulatory domain-containing protein, which produces MRPLRPIPRMALLAGIGLLGALAAPPAAAQVVRGILREAGTGDPIEGAMVVLVDAEGRAAFQVLTNESGRFLMEHRAPGRYRLRADRIGHASTFHPEFALGPADTVAVELIATVEAIVLEGIDVESDARCEVNPEDGRAVAVVWEEVRKALAAASWTGEHGVFRYELAHLERDLDREARRVERERVRYERTSRQRTFVSRPAPELIQDGFVVEDGDVTVFYGPDADVLLSDAFLDTHCFRLRRGRRDTEGLLGLGFEPVDGRRVSEVVGTLWLDPASSELRILEWRYANIDPAIERENVGGRVEFTALPSGPWVIRKWWIRMPIVGFDRRNEANRGRQVIGIRETGAQVRRIATVAGRIVMEFEGGAVQGVVRTDGGARPLADARIMLRGREDTVVADGRGRYRATGLEEGVYAVTFSHPSLDSLGFRSPPREILVPAQGVVDLDLSAPPARRIVAERCGEEGLESGTAALMGWVRWTDGSAAPDARVRVDWSDFRVQTRGVLQEAASGVLATPDPDGFYLVCGLPTDTALRVTVEGADAEPATVRIPLDAWRAHHDVQVVASDPPR; this is translated from the coding sequence ATGCGACCGCTGCGCCCCATCCCCCGGATGGCCCTGCTGGCGGGCATCGGTCTTCTCGGCGCGCTGGCTGCTCCCCCGGCCGCCGCGCAGGTGGTCCGCGGGATCCTGCGCGAGGCGGGGACCGGAGACCCCATCGAAGGCGCCATGGTCGTGCTCGTCGATGCCGAGGGGCGAGCCGCCTTCCAGGTGCTGACCAACGAGAGCGGCCGCTTCCTCATGGAGCACCGTGCCCCCGGCCGCTACCGGCTGCGGGCGGACCGCATCGGACACGCGAGCACCTTCCATCCCGAGTTCGCGCTGGGCCCGGCCGATACCGTGGCGGTCGAGCTCATCGCCACGGTGGAAGCGATCGTGCTGGAGGGGATCGACGTCGAGAGCGACGCGCGCTGCGAGGTGAACCCGGAAGACGGTCGGGCCGTCGCGGTGGTGTGGGAGGAGGTCCGCAAGGCGCTCGCCGCAGCCTCGTGGACGGGCGAGCACGGGGTGTTCCGCTACGAGCTGGCGCACCTCGAGCGGGACCTCGATCGGGAGGCCCGCCGCGTCGAGCGGGAACGCGTGCGCTACGAGCGCACGTCCAGGCAACGCACCTTCGTCAGCCGACCCGCGCCCGAGCTGATCCAGGACGGCTTCGTGGTGGAGGACGGCGACGTCACCGTGTTCTATGGCCCCGACGCCGACGTGCTCCTCTCCGATGCCTTCCTGGACACGCACTGCTTCCGCCTGCGCCGCGGCCGGCGCGACACGGAAGGCCTGCTGGGGCTGGGCTTCGAACCCGTCGACGGACGCCGCGTCTCGGAGGTCGTCGGCACGCTCTGGCTCGATCCCGCCAGCAGCGAGCTCCGGATCCTGGAGTGGCGCTACGCGAACATCGATCCCGCCATCGAGCGCGAGAACGTCGGCGGTCGCGTCGAGTTCACAGCCCTGCCCAGCGGGCCGTGGGTCATCCGCAAGTGGTGGATCCGCATGCCGATCGTGGGTTTCGATCGGCGCAACGAAGCGAATCGGGGTCGGCAGGTCATCGGGATCCGGGAGACCGGTGCGCAGGTGAGACGCATCGCCACCGTGGCCGGCCGCATCGTGATGGAGTTCGAGGGGGGCGCGGTCCAGGGCGTCGTGCGGACCGACGGTGGCGCCCGCCCGCTGGCGGATGCCCGCATCATGCTGCGGGGCCGGGAGGACACCGTCGTCGCCGACGGACGTGGGCGCTACCGCGCCACGGGCCTGGAGGAAGGCGTGTACGCCGTCACGTTCTCCCACCCGAGCCTCGACTCTCTCGGATTCCGGTCTCCCCCGCGCGAGATCCTGGTGCCGGCCCAGGGCGTCGTGGACCTCGACCTGAGCGCGCCGCCGGCCCGCCGGATCGTGGCCGAGCGCTGTGGCGAGGAGGGGCTGGAGTCGGGGACCGCGGCGCTCATGGGGTGGGTGCGCTGGACGGACGGATCCGCGGCGCCCGACGCCCGGGTCCGCGTGGACTGGTCGGACTTCCGTGTCCAGACCCGCGGCGTGTTGCAGGAGGCCGCGTCCGGTGTGCTCGCCACGCCGGACCCGGATGGGTTCTACCTGGTGTGTGGGCTTCCGACCGATACGGCACTCCGCGTGACCGTCGAGGGCGCGGACGCCGAGCCCGCGACAGTGCGGATCCCGCTCGACGCGTGGCGGGCGCATCATGACGTGCAGGTCGTGGCCTCGGATCCTCCGCGGTAG